The genome window atattaAGTACTTTGAATTAActtagttattattttcataaagaaGTATATCCTGGGCATAATCGAATAACTTTTCAGGAATATAGCTCATTCCGTATTTTTGTCACGGCCTCttgtaatatgaaattttgcataaaatttttaatgcataaatcgtaaaaaaaaatcgaaaatattaCACCTACTGAGAGTATATTAAACACATCAGCCTAatggatattattttaagtaaaaatgattaaattttcaagCTTCTAATGTTTTTATGCACTATCCAATTCAATAAGGGATGGTTTTTTAGCATATCAATAGAATTAGGGAGTATgtgtaatattttgatttttttctatgtggttttacaaaaaaatagtataaattaagtATCGATTTAAAGCTTATTAAATTACCAATACAATGATAGTTAAATCAAACCTTTGGGTCTTTCCTATTAGTAGATATGGCTACTTAAGCCAGGCCTTATCGGaaagtgtgatttttttattcccgTATATCacttgagatatatttttttaaacggccATTGCAGCAAAGTTATGGAAGAAACAATTAAACAGACAGTTTTACTTTAAAGTCCTGGtcactatttatcattttaatattacaaatgcatttttaaatatacgttGTAGATGTAAGTAATTTATGGCCAAAATTggtcacaaattcaaatttcttacctaaataacacaaaatacaCGATTGAAACTTAAAGAATCATAATGTAAAGACATTTTACAAcagaaaatacttattaaagaaTTCTCAGTGCTTATTTTctaccctaaatatttttttcgatttgtCAGTGAAACCGGTGGTCAAATCTCTAAATATGTCTTTATCATCTCTTGCGCAGTACTTTGTCATATCACGTCTTTTTGCCTAAGACTCATCTTACGTAATTTAACAGAAGTCAACATTTTTGGACTGGgttgtgtatttttctttagaataaaccagaaacataaactattaattgaaaccaTAGTTCATGGTATCTTAAGCATAAGTAtgctataaaaagttatataagttattttaaaaacaaaaatacatagccCTAATCACCACCAAGATTATttccattctttattttttatcgagGTTACGTCAATCCTGAAGATAATTCATATACAtggtttttgtttactttttatttcaacaaacttggctcctctttcctttttagtctctttagtTTAAACTATTACTCAATATATATCAAAGCCAATTTCTGCAAATGAGCAGGAGCAGATCATTATACAATCTACaacattgtttcaaaaattgttagGCAGCAATAAAAACCTACTCAgcagttttttaatcaaataacataaaaaatttcattatgtttgctaaaaaaaatcagaagtaAAGAACTAACTTcttgtaaataataaagaaaaagtttttcaagataatcataatatgcatttttttttttcaaaagtttgctTTAATTGTGAATGAACTCCTTTTGATCAGCAATGCTAaagtgtatattgtacataatatgtctttaattatagaattgggttaaattataaatataaaacacataatatatgtcatttaattgtttttttaaattttttttttaattaaaaataaacatactaaaccaatatacaatttttcaaacGTGTTAAcacagtttttttataagatgatatttttttatattattatccataacatttctattaattaaattgcTTCAAAATTCTGTAATgtgtttgttaaatttttgtcaactctattaaaataacaattgcgAAATTCTTCCTATCTTAATTTCTTATCCAAAAGTCTGATTAAatttaacacatttttattttgtgtattgtacataattaaagatgtagataaaaattacatcaaaagtGCGtacgaaataataataatatcagtaaGTAAGTCctcttatttatcaaaagtaacactgttttgtctttttgatccaatttaaattatttctgtCGAATAATCTATGATTAGAAAGCTCAAAAATGGAACTACAGATCCCTAACTTAATCCACCTctgagttcttttttttttcttttttgtgctgactaattgacttttttttttttagaatttagagaataaaaaagatataacttttaatttatacattttaaaacatgcagtttatactttaaatatttactagtaTAATAGATATCTTTATTGTTCTATCTGTAGCATAGTcagttttatttatcattaggGACCTTGACATATTTAGTGTTGCAAGAAATGTTgggaaaaagttgattttaagtaaagaaagaaaaagaacagTTGCTGCTCGTACTTTCATCCTTtctatcattattgtttaatgttAATAACAAGTAACTCATAGAATGAAACAAGATAGCAAGTGCGGGCGTACTCACTTCCATAAAGAGAGGTCGCAACCCTAGCcccatattatattattatcccAGTTCGATTCATGCGCTTTATTGTTTACATTTTGTGTTGCAGGGGAAAGAttggacactcaaggcaaggaagttAAGGTTTAGTAGTTcccaattctgattggcttaaactAAGAAAATTAGAAGCATGTTCCTCCTGCAACCAAGATGGGGGGGGTAAAAGAGTGAGTTTTCCCctagtgaaaaaaaaagaataagggCGACTACGTTAGGATATGTTCctaattgaattgtttatttttcctttgaccgctctttccctagagtcctttattcatctccatcttttatttttattaaatgactcttgtgtcttttaattttataaatctcttattttgtaattaagaatTATGTAGCAGTGTgcgtaaaataataatactatcatTTGGCAACCTTCTTATTCACttggatttttatcattttcttttggtAATTGCGATTGCTGTAATATAATTGCTCAACTTACAACCAATAAGAaaggaaaacatatttatttaccaaGTAGGAAGGACAGTCGGACAAAGTAATTTGCATGTTTTTTACTATCACTTCAATGCATAACTTATGCTCCCGGTAtatagaacaaaacaaaaaataagcaaaatgaTATGATAACAACAGATTTTATGTCacatagttaaatatattttttcgcttctttttttttttttttttcctgccaGTTCTGTTAATCATATATGAGTGAGAGAGTTATGCAGATTaccaactaaatttttttttttataactacttTACGTGCACCgcttttagtttttaaatcttaagaATGTGTATTACCTTTCTGaatatttcaattgaatattatttgaaactatttctttatattgttttgtaaaaactaATAAAGCTCTTTTGGTAgagtattcatattattatagaCGTAAGGGTTGATTTTgccaaatatttgaatttgctttctttttttttcttagtaacATTTTACTTAGAAAAGATTATTCCggacgtaattttttttttaaagcacaacattcttttttaaagtaaattcaaaagtgtttcaaatatataattttacttagcCAAATATACAATACTGCCTTgtccaaatatataattaatatttataattctctCAGAATTGTACCTGCCACCTCCATCCTATGCCTACGAATATTATATTACTCGTAACTTGGTTAAACAATTTATCACAAAGTAACACGTCACAACCAAACACTTTTAATTACATTGTCTTAAGCTGACTTTATATTAAGGTTGAAGCTGATTGAAACATTTTTGCTATTGTTATGAAGTTATAAAGCATTATGATTAGgctttgttaatatttaataaagaaagagTAGTTTCAgattaaaatctgtttttaaataaaatttaattaccactgattttaaattttcattttctttttcaattttaaaacgATCCCGtctcaatttttcatttgttgtgCGTAGCTTAGCATGAGCGTCCCTTAGCTCTAATAAATCATATTGCAAATCTGTTATTTGCTTTTTTGTATCTTCATTTTCGCTATCAAATGCTTTACGCATCCCATCAATTTTTCGCTTAGATTCCAATCTTTCACAATCTCTCTCTTTCTCCATTTCTATCAATGTGCTTTTTAGATCTCGTGTCATTGCATTCAActcattaatcaattttttctggTTATCTCGCTCTTTTTGCCATGCGAGTTCCATTTTAGTTCGTGTTCCAGCAATACGAGCTCTTCCTGATTCTATGAGCGCACATTCTTCTAGTTCATTAATTCGAGAATTTAATTCCGCAATTTGTATTTCATAAGTTGATTTTTCAGATATTATTTTTGCAGTTGCCTTTAACGCCTCTATTTTACTATCATTCAATTCATCTTCcaatatttgcattttcagagttaaatcattaaatttagaTTTGTATTCATTTACTTCTGAGTCGATTGAAGATGTTCCcctactttttgaattttctaatgATTCAAGCATATCTTTATAAGTTTCACGTTCTCGTCTATATTTCGAACATGTGGACTTTAAGCTTGACATTTCCTCATCCATAATATCTAATTTGGATTTGTATTTCATCACAATcgtatttatttctgttttatgTTCACGTTGTTccgaaactatttttttatttatttcatttagttTAAACTCTAGTTCCTCAGCAATAGAATTATCATTGCTTACAACCTTTtgaaatttagacattttttcaTAGTCATTTAGTTTGCACTTTATATCATCGCATTCTTTTTTCAGACACACAACCTGTGATCTACTGACATCTGCCTCTATTTTAAGCTGATTTATCTGAGCATCTCGATCTTCAATGATCTTTTTAAAACGATTTCGCTCTATAGTCCATCCATTTGAGGaggaattattaaatttatcacctatttcatttagttttttttgtagatcCATCTTTTCTTTCGCCCATATACTAGCTTCCATATTATAAGAAGCACGTAAATTTTCCAAGTCAGTTGTGACTGCAGAATATTCCGTTTTAAGCTTTTGGTATTTGTTTTCGAGATCATTCATTTCgctttgtaatttttctttggCCATACTTATCTCTTTCTCAATGTCATCATATTTAGATTTGAGATTTTCAAATTCGTAGTTTGAAGACTTTGTTTCACAAATCCTTCTTaaagaatcattttctttttctaaacttaatatttttgccATTGTGTCATTATCAGATTTTTTACATTCCAGCTGTTTTTctaagttttctattttttcttttctttgtaaattaatcctttttgatttacaccatttttcttctaaatcttttatctttttaagaGATTCGTCTTTCGATTTACTTAGCTTTCCTAACTCATCTTGTAATTGAGTAACCTTATTTTCGAACAACTCTCGGGTGTCTTTTACCTTATTCTGCTCATCAATTAACTcctgttttatatttgaaatttggtctTTGAACACTTTTACCCCATCTTGAGTTTGTACTAAATTatctctattttttctttttaatgtatcGCACTcctcttttgtattatttagtTCACTTTTTAAGTTTCGTATTTCTAATTCAAGTTTTGCTATATTGGTATTTGCTCGAATCTTCTCATCTTCTATAcgtcttttttctctttcaatagTAATTACTTCTCGCTGTGCCTGATCAGCTTTATCTGTtacaatattaagtttttttccgAGTTCATTAGCTTTGTAAAAAGATTTATCTAGTCTTGATTTTAATTGATCTATTTCATCTTCTGATtgattttgagtattttttttttcatttaatagtttttgattttttaaaacttcttcaagatttgataatttgttttctaattttatcttttgagaTTTTAGTAGCtcattttgatcttttaaaGCACAATCCTTGTTATTCTCGGAATTGGATGATGTCAACAAGTGTACTTTGGAATTATCCATTTTCGTAACTCTTGTACCATTTAAATCTGTGTTAATCAATTCTGCATGTATATTTGAAAGTGACTCCGTGAATTGCTGCTTTTGAGAACCTTTATGTTTAGAAAACTCTTTTAATTGCATAGCCATTTTAtgattatcattaattaaattttctacttttctacgaagtgatatattttcttgatcCTTAACATccatttgagtttttatttcttttgaaaaagattCTTCTTTATCAAGTAACCTTTCATTATCTCTGGTAAGAGCACTGGAGCTCTGTTTATACTTCTTTGAATTACCATAAGCTTTACTAGATAAACATTTTACTTGTGAAGTAAGACTCTCGTTTTCGTCTTCTACTAGTGATAGTTGCTTCCTTAATTGTAATGATTCCTCCTCAGCCATTGATAAGTGTTCTTTGAGATCGTTTTCCCTTTCGATTGAGTCTTGAAGATCTTTCGTAAGTTGATCTTCTATATTGGATTCTATGGATCCACTACGATTAAGAGTAGGACCATTAATACGCCGATTAAAATTGGTTATTGAGCTATGTGATTCAAGTttcttaatcaatatatttctcTCTTCTAGTTCTTTTTCTAAGTGAAGTATTTTATCGGAATCATTTATGGACGATAAAGATTCATCTCTAGATGATAATGCCTTTATTTTTGATTccagaatattattttcttttcctaaatcatgattaaatttttcaactttctTCAATTTGAATTGTAATACACGACAATTCTTAGAAGCTATTTCCAGCTCTCTTTTAATATGACGATATTCATCAGCTTCATCTTCTCTGAAATTATCTTGAACTTCTTCTAATTCACCTTCTAAATTTTgaacattatttaaaaggttatcattttctttttctaagtgATGACATTTTTTCTCAATGAAACTGTACTTCGTTTTGAGTtccgaaattattttttgggtttctGATTGTAGAGGTCGCTTTTCAAGCTCATTTTCtaactcttttattttaataacactcgattttttatctttatcatAGTTTGAGATACAAATTTCATATTCTCGAATTTTTGCTTTTGCTTTAAGAAGTTCTTCTGATATTTTAAGGGCCTTATGAGATTCAAACTCCTTGGAATCATAATTGGTATTTACCTCAGGTAATATGCATTGTACTTCTTGAAAtgatagttcattatttttgctcttttcaatattttgagaaaagggTTTGGTAGAATCTGTAGAATAAATTTGAGGATATGTTAATTTCGAGATAATTACAGTCTTTTGGGATTCTGAAATCGGTTTAGAtgaatgtttcaaaatttcttTGGATGCTGTATTACATACAgaggaatttatttttcttatatcttttTGTGGTGTACtatattttgacttttctttttctacttttctccAAGATGGTTCTGAAGGTGTTAATTCAATATTGGCGTTCTTTTTTGTAGGTTCATTCTTTGCTTTCCATGATACCCATGAATTAGaagtattaatatttgaagtttgatCTTTTTTACTTAAAGCTGCATCTATTCGACATTTTTCTGATGAAtcgaacaaattaaaatttgaattaacgacttcaattttttgttgatctttTGTTGATTTACATAACTCAATCTGTTGTTTTTCAGTACTTTTTTCTGGTTGGACAGATTGACTTCGAGAAACTTTAGGAACTCCTTCTTCATGTTGATCTTTTATATCAAATCTCATTTGTATCTCTTTGTGTTCTTGTCGTAATATCATTCGCTTGCGCCAATCAGGAATGTCAGTAGATACATCTAAACTTTTAGATTTAGTGAAACCAGAACGTAAATTTGTATTCGTTAAAGTCCATGAATTAGTCTTTTGTGTCTCAAGAtccccatatttttttctatcagaTGCATCTGAATGCTCCTTGTAATCACGAAAACATCTTTTACACCTTGTGGGCCAACGAACTTGAGGATGGAATCCCAATGGACATAAGGGATCAGATGACTTTCCATAACTGGCACCTGTACTACTTGTATTAACtggcatattttttattctacaaaaataaatgtgtcaTATACGGTATCTCATGTGTTTTCCcccatttttttgtcattcgtctggaaaaaataaaaataatacatggctttaaaattttgaaagtattAATAATGCCAACTGAATGCtcgtataaagtaataaaataatgaatatttccaTAGATACTGTCGAAAACTGTtataattatcttctatataaaaataattcaaagttattgaattattttagaaGATACTCCAATTTCAAAACTTCATCAATATTacctaaatctattaatttgtttaggaaaatatttgaaaagaaataaataaaactatatattttttaattaattttaaataattcttgattgtaaaaaagtaaaatattttatttattatcttgttTCTTTATGCcgagtgtattttttataaaaacaagaaagaaGGACCttattctcaaatttattttaaacttgcAAATTTcatgaaccatttttttattttctaagaaggTTTTAAGTTGGCAATGTATTTTAATGTACCTATTTTAGGATAACgtatttttatgacataaaataaagtcattaaaaattatatatttaatgaaggaACTTACTAGCTTTAGTCAAatcattttcaattcaaaatatatatgaccaCATATATCggttaataatatttcatattcgatatttataaagtaacaaGGCacttattgtaattaatattgaCTCAAAAACGTGAATAAGTTTACAAAATTAtaggtaaataaaaatgaaaataataaagattgttttggataaattccaaatatttatatattacgtatatatgatatgaagaaaaagaaaggacaaagataaaattatttcatattatatttatgactcTTTCAAAATTATAGGTAATTGTTtgtaatgttaaatataaatgtactctACTAATTCGAACAAATTTAGCAAATAATATGTAACTGTTAAATTgtcaattatcatttttattcatataaaatattcattgtatactttgatataatttaaccaaaggaagtataatttttttatactttttgttcaatacataaaataaaaaaatcttggcaaattatatttgaaaattgtattcataaataaagttacataatatttgatttagcTTAGAATGTATCTAAGTTATGATACAATATTTGTTATTCTGATTCTTTAATAGTTTCAATATATTTCGGTTAATATTACCATCCTtactaattaatcatttttaagagTACAacaatgatacattttaaaaagttttgataaaattataatgcatTATTGATTATCATACAGAAAGTTAATGGTGAAACAGATTTAAtgcattagaaaaataaagcgATGTTTTTCCATTAGGAAAAGGTCAAATACCCTTATCATAAATAGCTCAGTCAAATATACTTGATAACCAAATATAATCTTTTgtggcttttaaaatttattaaagacacttttttttgttaaatgagtttctattatattaatttctattatatatgatttagagttaaaataatttaaaaataattgtgataaAAGTTGCTTTAATTCCGAGTGGCCCATTAagatatgaacactttgaattttaaaattaaacaaaatataatttattaactaacagtagaatttcaacagaattaataatataaataaatgtgtgtctgagctctatGAATCATAAATGTAGTGgctcttagcggcaatgatggcttccaggtggtggcagAAGACCTGGCActcgctgcagatgtagttatCTGTCATAACGTCTTAGTGCTAGCttacagtggctttgaggggctTTGTATTTCGCTAAAGGATACTGTAtgccttccccttgacatgggCCCAAAGGTATAGTCGAGGATGCTGTCATCAGGTCTGTATGGGGCCAAATgtgtcaaaaaataacttaaaaaaactcattaaaaagGACCATGTAAcggagaatatatttttttttcaatgctggTTTGGGAAGTGGCCTCTTTATCctaacaaggctctttccacccactttttgatagctctttatACAGTTTgctgtgaaaccccaagatctcttccATGGGCCCTGACAGACTTTAGAAGATTAGCCTAGgttcttttctttaactcttccgggCTCAGTCTAACGTTTCGGATTTTCTGATTGCaaagacggtggtcctggaggcgcccaactacttggagtgcgcaaatggaaattcgtcgataacattcaagtgtcattttctctacctgtactcaaatttgtttttttctgactaattgtttatgctttaatatttcgaaatatgaattaatttcatcaCTCTACtttaataaatgattgaacTAGTAGTGTTCACATTTATATTcgttacaaaataatattgaaaacttgtctttaaaaaatactgtttaagtCCCAATGAATGTGGTTTcgcttatttattttgaagacaaatctttttttttaaacttttattcttGTTATTGATCTCCTCCtagaaatcattttatatttacttcataaaactcgagCAACAATTTTCGAGTTTTGCTTGTGGcacaaaactaatttaaatacttttttgactaaTCTCAATCTTTTGTgcatctaataaataaattaacttttattattcagTAAAGAATGTAATTAAAACTGAAaccaataatttatgaatttattgaattagttcgACTTTTGCATATACCTTAAGTACATGTTTGATCAGAAAAGTTACTTTATGTCTGACCCGGATTAAGCTTCTTAAATAAacttgatattaattatttattgatattaagtTCACATTAAACATCGTTTGGTGCTTTATAAtaggttaattatttaaaaatgagtacACTATCTTTTAAGACTAAACTCTAACAAAGACGAAAGCTGACTAAATAATGACGAAGACTAATGACTGAAGAAGACTTTTGGCTAACAAATACGAGAAGAGACAAGCCAAAGACGAGACTAAACTAAAAATAACTGACGAAGTCTGTCTTTAACCAATCTCCTTGCATTAATTTAAAGTCTTTGGGGTTTGCTGTGTCGTAGTAATTTAGTGAGTTGTTCTGATGTTTAAATGTAAGAAGGAATGGATTTTCTTTAATAGAAGTTTTACCTTGAAATGTTTGAAGATCCTTGATATTCTCTGGCCTGGGCCAACCCTTGATAACTTCAACTAATGTCTCTGATGGtgaaatttgtcttttctaatGGTGTGTCCTAACCTGTTTGTTTGATGGACGAATAGGTAAGTCTTTGTCGTCTTGATTCTGAGGTTAGCTTGCTCATTTCTGAGAAGGAATTCTGCGAATCTTAATAAGGTTTCCAAAAATGTCGTACCCATGACGACTTTGTCATCAAAGAATCATAATAGTCATTTCCTGTCGACTTGTGGTCCGTATATCTTTCCCATCAATCTTGTGTATATTCAGCATGCATTATTTGGTCTAAAAAAGCATGCGTAGGAATTTGTATATTCTCAACGGAGATACTAGTGTAAGGTTGTCGTGATTTTCGTCTTTTACAAGAACAACAAAGTAAGTATCCCATCATGTTGATCACAATAAAGTTGAGGATCAGTAAACTTTTCAAGTAAGTTATTTATAGGTAAAGTTGATCATATTGTGGAGAAAAAcacgtgcaaggagaaggggaaaaaatacatatggtatcattgtttaaaatacttatgtgattatcatctgcctactttattataatttttgagggtatatCGAAAGTGtttattagtaaaatgtttaatgaagatatactacgtataattgacttagacgtttctTTTCCATTAcaatagattttataacgtcacactccatgaaattgtaattcattatgaaccttattctcagaataatagctaatgaaacgacaaagtagagtatttcgaaatatatttgaagttccaagtttaaaaaagaaggctttaatttaatataatctacataataaaaaatataccatcatacatttatgttcaatatacaaaattaaacaattggaatcatataactaataacaataaattatatatacagaatattaaaataatagattgatccaaataatattttcttgttctgccaccggaatccagttaaatatgtcataactttaggttgcaaaacacaagcgagacgtggagtttaatgaaaaagataatcacccctcttcttcatgtggaagttgctatatacaattgtgcacaggatagatatatctctaccgaggAAATCTtactaactattaataataaagtaaatgtcaaaatcataaaattagataataaatatactaataaaaaaaatgttacaaataaatccatcttaaagatttagagcaaaagctaattatgtagtaatgtccggcgatattactctttattaagagcaaaaaaaagatgaaggatatacacaattgcttattataatgctacacccaatgtaactacccccgttgttgtgaccatttaagcagttgtttttgccttttatgagttttctgaacaccatttcttggagtctatcaaccatagctaagccttaagtgataaaaaaaaagtaatatttatagactatgtaatattggaaaacctaatgatcatacccaagtctttaagtgaggaaactagtctcagataaactagttgcgaaccatccaaagctactacctccgttgttgtgaccatttaagcagttgtttttgctatttaatgagttgtgtatcataattcttgatatgtttagctaaaatataatcgtattttatggttagatttaaaataaaattgaatacttactgttagataatacaaaattaagagtcccatttcgaaattagtaaatattttatactttttactgataacttgatcgtaatttggtgtggatgactcaaaacatttttatatgtatttctataaatgacatcagtaccaacatcctccattaatttaaagatagttcctcgggaagggataggtttaaccgtgtatttctccataaatttttt of Lepeophtheirus salmonis chromosome 12, UVic_Lsal_1.4, whole genome shotgun sequence contains these proteins:
- the LOC121126572 gene encoding uncharacterized protein isoform X1; translation: MPVNTSSTGASYGKSSDPLCPLGFHPQVRWPTRCKRCFRDYKEHSDASDRKKYGDLETQKTNSWTLTNTNLRSGFTKSKSLDVSTDIPDWRKRMILRQEHKEIQMRFDIKDQHEEGVPKVSRSQSVQPEKSTEKQQIELCKSTKDQQKIEVVNSNFNLFDSSEKCRIDAALSKKDQTSNINTSNSWVSWKAKNEPTKKNANIELTPSEPSWRKVEKEKSKYSTPQKDIRKINSSVCNTASKEILKHSSKPISESQKTVIISKLTYPQIYSTDSTKPFSQNIEKSKNNELSFQEVQCILPEVNTNYDSKEFESHKALKISEELLKAKAKIREYEICISNYDKDKKSSVIKIKELENELEKRPLQSETQKIISELKTKYSFIEKKCHHLEKENDNLLNNVQNLEGELEEVQDNFREDEADEYRHIKRELEIASKNCRVLQFKLKKVEKFNHDLGKENNILESKIKALSSRDESLSSINDSDKILHLEKELEERNILIKKLESHSSITNFNRRINGPTLNRSGSIESNIEDQLTKDLQDSIERENDLKEHLSMAEEESLQLRKQLSLVEDENESLTSQVKCLSSKAYGNSKKYKQSSSALTRDNERLLDKEESFSKEIKTQMDVKDQENISLRRKVENLINDNHKMAMQLKEFSKHKGSQKQQFTESLSNIHAELINTDLNGTRVTKMDNSKVHLLTSSNSENNKDCALKDQNELLKSQKIKLENKLSNLEEVLKNQKLLNEKKNTQNQSEDEIDQLKSRLDKSFYKANELGKKLNIVTDKADQAQREVITIEREKRRIEDEKIRANTNIAKLELEIRNLKSELNNTKEECDTLKRKNRDNLVQTQDGVKVFKDQISNIKQELIDEQNKVKDTRELFENKVTQLQDELGKLSKSKDESLKKIKDLEEKWCKSKRINLQRKEKIENLEKQLECKKSDNDTMAKILSLEKENDSLRRICETKSSNYEFENLKSKYDDIEKEISMAKEKLQSEMNDLENKYQKLKTEYSAVTTDLENLRASYNMEASIWAKEKMDLQKKLNEIGDKFNNSSSNGWTIERNRFKKIIEDRDAQINQLKIEADVSRSQVVCLKKECDDIKCKLNDYEKMSKFQKVVSNDNSIAEELEFKLNEINKKIVSEQREHKTEINTIVMKYKSKLDIMDEEMSSLKSTCSKYRRERETYKDMLESLENSKSRGTSSIDSEVNEYKSKFNDLTLKMQILEDELNDSKIEALKATAKIISEKSTYEIQIAELNSRINELEECALIESGRARIAGTRTKMELAWQKERDNQKKLINELNAMTRDLKSTLIEMEKERDCERLESKRKIDGMRKAFDSENEDTKKQITDLQYDLLELRDAHAKLRTTNEKLRRDRFKIEKENENLKSVLKEKTRMELDEDKKIESLAKDIEEFLKSMSQLTKKDFKLSRIDTEIAKEEFQSALRRIKESTSELFKIHKVKEVSHKSIVYQKKYEESKRHSVSRIRSQTLSELVDDYDSNRGSRESVSSNLSIPLPIPVRTRSVISGSDVTNNYSIRRLERETSLDRISTGSRDSNFSTQSEWVRGEKSKKKISLIGKLKKIAKSRNSSNCGQDPMIYGSGSDISVGSALSINSSSSAFQRAQIVKKAKESGSCSKLSPSEANLPFDKYFTSGHRNFSNKNF